Proteins encoded in a region of the Geobacillus genomosp. 3 genome:
- the rimP gene encoding ribosome maturation factor RimP, whose amino-acid sequence MSKKVTETVEQLVAPILDEMGLELVDIEYVKEGKNWFLRVFIDSDTGVDIEQCGVVSEKLSEKLDEVDPIPHNYFLEVSSPGAERPLKNEKDFVKAIGKHVYIKTYEPIAGEKQFEGELTAFDGTTVTLSVKDRGRQKTVAIPYEKVASARLAVIFS is encoded by the coding sequence ATGAGCAAAAAAGTGACAGAAACGGTTGAACAGCTTGTCGCGCCGATTTTGGACGAAATGGGGCTCGAGCTGGTGGACATCGAGTATGTGAAAGAAGGGAAAAACTGGTTTTTACGCGTCTTTATTGATTCAGACACCGGCGTGGACATTGAACAGTGCGGCGTGGTCAGTGAAAAACTAAGCGAAAAGCTCGACGAGGTCGACCCGATTCCTCACAACTATTTTTTGGAAGTGTCATCGCCGGGAGCGGAGCGGCCGTTAAAAAATGAAAAAGATTTTGTAAAAGCAATTGGGAAACATGTATATATCAAAACATACGAGCCGATTGCAGGAGAAAAGCAGTTTGAAGGGGAACTGACCGCTTTTGACGGGACGACCGTGACGCTGTCGGTCAAAGACCGCGGGCGGCAAAAAACGGTCGCCATTCCGTATGAAAAAGTGGCGAGCGCTAGATTAGCCGTCATTTTCTCTTAA
- the nusA gene encoding transcription termination factor NusA — translation MNTQLLEALADLMREKGISKEVIMEAIEAALVSAYKRNFGQAQNVRVDLNMDTGTIRVLARKDVVEEVTDPRLEISLEEAQRLNPNYQIGDVVELEVTPRDFGRIAAQTAKQVVTQRVREAERSIIYSEFVDREDDIMTGIVQRIDPRFVYVSLGKAEALLPANEQMPNETYKPHDRLKVYITKVEKTTKGPQIFVSRTHPGLLKRLFELEVPEIYDGTVEIKSIAREAGDRSKISVHSDNPEVDPVGACVGPKGQRVQAIVDELNGEKIDIVRWSADPVEFVANALSPAKVLRVIVNEEQRATTVIVPDYQLSLAIGKRGQNARLAAKLTGWKIDIKSESEAREMGIDPYAPSTSLDFNGAAADNENSDENVQSFDAPAEIE, via the coding sequence ATGAACACGCAGTTGCTTGAGGCGTTAGCCGATCTGATGCGGGAAAAAGGCATCAGCAAAGAGGTTATTATGGAAGCCATTGAAGCGGCGCTCGTTTCCGCGTACAAGCGCAATTTCGGCCAGGCGCAAAACGTGCGCGTTGATTTAAATATGGACACGGGAACGATCCGGGTGTTGGCCCGCAAGGACGTCGTCGAAGAGGTGACCGATCCGCGTCTCGAAATTTCGCTTGAGGAGGCGCAGCGGCTCAATCCGAACTACCAAATCGGTGATGTCGTCGAACTGGAAGTGACGCCGCGCGATTTCGGGCGCATCGCTGCCCAGACGGCGAAACAAGTCGTGACTCAGCGCGTGCGCGAAGCGGAGCGGAGCATTATTTATTCGGAATTTGTCGACCGCGAAGACGATATTATGACCGGCATCGTTCAGCGCATTGATCCGCGTTTTGTCTATGTCAGCCTCGGCAAGGCGGAGGCGCTCTTGCCCGCGAACGAACAGATGCCGAACGAAACGTACAAACCGCATGATCGGCTGAAAGTGTACATTACGAAAGTGGAAAAGACGACGAAAGGGCCGCAAATTTTCGTCTCCCGCACCCATCCGGGCTTGCTGAAGCGGCTGTTTGAGCTCGAAGTGCCGGAAATTTACGACGGCACAGTCGAAATCAAATCGATCGCCCGCGAAGCCGGCGATCGTTCCAAAATTTCCGTCCATTCCGACAATCCGGAAGTCGATCCGGTTGGCGCCTGCGTCGGGCCAAAAGGGCAGCGCGTCCAGGCGATCGTCGACGAGCTGAACGGGGAAAAAATCGATATCGTCCGTTGGTCGGCCGACCCGGTGGAGTTTGTCGCCAATGCGTTAAGCCCGGCGAAAGTGCTGCGCGTCATCGTCAACGAAGAGCAAAGGGCGACGACCGTCATCGTTCCGGACTACCAGCTGTCGCTCGCCATCGGCAAACGCGGGCAAAACGCCCGGCTGGCGGCAAAATTGACCGGCTGGAAAATCGATATTAAAAGCGAGTCCGAGGCGCGGGAAATGGGCATTGATCCGTATGCGCCATCCACTTCGCTTGATTTCAACGGCGCGGCGGCCGATAATGAAAATAGTGATGAGAACGTCCAATCATTCGATGCACCGGCGGAAATCGAGTGA
- the rnpM gene encoding RNase P modulator RnpM produces MAAQKKIPLRKCVVTGEMKPKREMVRIVRSKEGEVSIDPTGKKAGRGAYITLDPDCILQAKKKNILARHLKADIADSLYDELLALAEKEKQAGQ; encoded by the coding sequence ATGGCAGCGCAAAAGAAAATTCCGTTGCGCAAATGCGTCGTCACTGGAGAAATGAAGCCAAAACGGGAAATGGTGCGCATCGTCCGCTCCAAAGAAGGAGAGGTGTCGATCGACCCGACCGGCAAAAAAGCGGGGCGGGGCGCGTATATTACCCTTGACCCGGATTGCATTTTGCAGGCGAAAAAGAAAAACATTTTGGCCCGCCATTTAAAAGCCGACATCGCCGACTCGCTCTATGACGAGCTGCTTGCTTTGGCGGAAAAGGAGAAACAGGCAGGACAATGA
- a CDS encoding YlxQ family RNA-binding protein, translating to MKHNRWASLLGLAQRAGKVVSGEGLVVKEVQRGRARLVLLSEDASANTEKKVTDKCAFYGVPLCKVPDRYMLGGAIGKDARVVVAVTDEGFARQLQTMLDRSLWG from the coding sequence ATGAAACATAACCGCTGGGCATCGCTGTTAGGGTTGGCGCAGCGGGCCGGAAAAGTCGTTTCCGGAGAGGGGCTTGTCGTCAAGGAAGTGCAACGGGGCAGGGCGCGGCTCGTGTTGCTTTCGGAAGACGCGTCGGCCAACACGGAAAAAAAAGTGACCGATAAATGTGCGTTTTATGGCGTCCCGCTTTGCAAAGTGCCGGACCGGTATATGCTGGGCGGCGCAATCGGCAAAGACGCCCGCGTTGTCGTCGCCGTCACCGACGAAGGGTTCGCGCGCCAATTGCAAACGATGCTCGACCGATCTTTATGGGGGTGA
- the infB gene encoding translation initiation factor IF-2: MSKMRVYEYAKKQNVPSKDVIHKLKEMNIEVNNHMAMLEADVVEKLDHQYRPKAEKKTETKHEKKAEKKTDKPKRPTPAKAADFSDEEIFDDAKEAAKPAKKKGAAKGKETKRTEAQQQEKKAFQAAKKKGKGPAKGKKQAAPAAKQAPQPAKKEKELPKKITFEGSLTVAELAKKLGREPSEIIKKLFMLGVMATINQDLDKDAIELICSDYSVEVEEKVTIDETNFETIEIVDAPEDLVERPPVVTIMGHVDHGKTTLLDAIRHSKVTEQEAGGITQHIGAYQVTVNDKKITFLDTPGHEAFTTMRARGAQVTDIVILVVAADDGVMPQTVEAINHAKAANVPIIVAINKMDKPEANPDRVMQELMEYNLVPEEWGGDTIFCKLSAKTKDGIDHLLEMVLLVSEMEELKANPNRRALGTVVEAKLDKGRGPVATLLVQAGTLKIGDPIVVGTTYGRVRAMVNDSGRRVKEAGPSTPVEITGLHDVPQAGDRFMVFEDEKKARQIGEARAQRQLQEQRSVKTRVSLDDLFEQIKQGEMKELNLIVKADVQGSVEALVAALQKIDIEGVRVKIIHAAVGAITESDISLATASNAIVIGFNVRPDANAKRAAESENVDIRLHRIIYNVIEEIEAAMKGMLDPEYEEKVIGQAEVRQTFKVSKVGTIAGCYVTDGKITRDSKVRLIRQGIVVYEGEIDSLKRFKDDVREVAQGYECGVTIKNFNDIKEGDVIEAYVMQEVARA, encoded by the coding sequence ATGTCGAAAATGCGTGTGTACGAATATGCGAAAAAACAGAACGTGCCAAGCAAGGACGTTATTCATAAATTGAAAGAAATGAACATTGAAGTAAACAATCATATGGCCATGCTCGAGGCCGATGTCGTCGAAAAGCTTGACCATCAATACCGCCCAAAGGCCGAAAAGAAAACCGAAACGAAACATGAAAAGAAAGCAGAAAAGAAAACCGACAAGCCGAAGCGGCCGACGCCGGCGAAGGCGGCCGATTTCTCGGATGAGGAAATTTTTGACGATGCAAAAGAGGCGGCCAAGCCGGCAAAGAAAAAAGGGGCGGCGAAAGGGAAAGAAACAAAACGAACGGAAGCGCAGCAGCAAGAAAAGAAAGCGTTCCAAGCGGCGAAGAAGAAAGGAAAAGGGCCGGCGAAAGGGAAAAAACAAGCGGCCCCGGCCGCAAAGCAGGCGCCGCAGCCGGCGAAAAAAGAAAAAGAGCTGCCGAAGAAAATTACGTTCGAAGGTTCGCTCACGGTGGCCGAATTGGCCAAAAAACTGGGGCGCGAGCCGTCGGAAATCATTAAAAAGTTGTTTATGCTCGGCGTGATGGCGACGATTAATCAAGATTTAGACAAAGATGCGATCGAGCTTATCTGCTCCGACTACAGCGTTGAAGTCGAAGAAAAAGTGACGATCGATGAAACGAACTTCGAAACGATTGAAATTGTCGATGCACCGGAAGACTTAGTCGAACGGCCGCCGGTCGTCACGATCATGGGGCACGTTGACCATGGGAAAACAACGCTTCTTGATGCGATCCGTCACTCAAAAGTGACTGAACAGGAGGCGGGGGGCATTACCCAGCATATCGGCGCCTATCAGGTAACGGTCAACGACAAGAAAATTACGTTCCTCGATACGCCGGGGCATGAGGCGTTTACAACAATGCGGGCGCGCGGCGCGCAAGTGACGGATATTGTCATCCTCGTCGTTGCGGCCGATGACGGGGTCATGCCGCAGACGGTCGAGGCGATCAACCACGCCAAAGCGGCGAACGTGCCGATTATCGTCGCCATTAACAAAATGGATAAACCGGAAGCGAACCCGGATCGCGTGATGCAAGAGTTGATGGAGTACAACCTCGTTCCGGAAGAGTGGGGCGGCGATACGATTTTCTGCAAGCTGTCGGCGAAAACGAAAGACGGCATTGACCATCTGTTGGAAATGGTTTTGCTTGTGAGTGAAATGGAAGAACTAAAAGCGAACCCGAACCGGCGCGCGCTTGGCACGGTGGTCGAAGCGAAGCTCGATAAAGGACGCGGTCCGGTAGCGACGCTGCTCGTCCAAGCCGGCACGCTGAAAATCGGCGATCCGATTGTCGTCGGCACGACATACGGGCGCGTGCGGGCGATGGTCAATGACAGCGGTCGGCGCGTCAAAGAAGCGGGCCCGTCGACGCCGGTCGAAATTACCGGGCTGCACGATGTGCCGCAAGCCGGCGACCGTTTCATGGTGTTTGAGGATGAGAAGAAAGCGCGGCAAATCGGGGAAGCGCGGGCGCAGCGGCAGCTGCAGGAGCAGCGGAGCGTGAAAACGCGCGTCAGCTTAGATGATTTGTTTGAACAAATTAAGCAAGGCGAAATGAAAGAGCTGAACTTAATCGTCAAAGCCGATGTTCAAGGATCGGTTGAAGCGCTTGTCGCCGCCTTGCAAAAAATCGATATCGAAGGTGTGCGGGTGAAAATTATTCATGCCGCGGTCGGCGCGATTACCGAGTCGGATATTTCCTTAGCGACGGCATCGAACGCCATCGTCATCGGTTTTAACGTCCGTCCGGACGCCAATGCGAAGCGCGCCGCCGAATCGGAAAACGTCGACATCCGCCTCCACCGCATCATTTACAATGTCATCGAAGAAATTGAAGCGGCGATGAAAGGGATGCTCGATCCGGAATACGAGGAGAAAGTGATCGGACAGGCGGAAGTGCGGCAAACGTTCAAAGTGTCGAAAGTCGGCACGATCGCCGGCTGTTACGTCACCGACGGCAAAATCACCCGCGACAGCAAAGTGCGCCTTATTCGTCAAGGTATCGTTGTGTACGAAGGCGAAATCGACTCCCTCAAACGCTTCAAAGACGATGTGCGTGAAGTGGCACAAGGGTATGAGTGCGGCGTGACGATCAAAAACTTTAACGATATTAAAGAAGGGGATGTCATCGAGGCGTACGTCATGCAGGAAGTGGCCCGCGCATGA
- a CDS encoding DUF503 domain-containing protein, translated as MIGFASCECIIYNARSLKDKRAVLQRVLTRIRQKYNVSVAEIDHQDAWQRAKIGLVAIASSRLAAERELGRALALIDSFPELERAATSFEWL; from the coding sequence ATGATTGGCTTCGCCTCATGCGAATGCATCATTTATAACGCCCGATCGCTAAAGGACAAACGGGCTGTCCTGCAGCGGGTGCTGACAAGAATCCGGCAAAAATACAACGTCTCTGTGGCCGAAATCGATCATCAGGACGCATGGCAGCGGGCGAAAATCGGGCTTGTCGCCATTGCGTCAAGCCGGCTCGCGGCCGAGCGCGAACTCGGGCGGGCGCTCGCTTTGATCGACTCGTTCCCGGAACTGGAGCGGGCGGCTACATCATTTGAGTGGTTGTAA
- the rbfA gene encoding 30S ribosome-binding factor RbfA: protein MNIRATRVGEQMKKELSDIIGRKLKDPRIGFVTVTDVRVTGDLQQAKVYISVFGDDEQRENTLKALEKAKGFIRSEIGQRIRLRKTPEILFEIDETIEYGSRIEQLIRKISDEDGRGSEETNDEPKNG from the coding sequence ATGAACATACGGGCAACTCGCGTTGGCGAGCAAATGAAAAAAGAGTTAAGCGACATTATCGGCCGCAAACTGAAAGATCCGCGCATCGGCTTTGTCACCGTCACCGATGTGCGCGTCACCGGCGACTTGCAACAGGCAAAAGTGTATATTAGTGTCTTTGGTGACGATGAGCAGCGGGAAAACACCTTGAAGGCGCTCGAGAAAGCGAAAGGGTTTATCCGTTCCGAGATCGGTCAGCGCATCCGTCTGCGCAAAACGCCGGAAATTTTGTTCGAAATCGACGAAACAATCGAATATGGGAGTCGCATCGAACAGCTGATCCGGAAAATTTCCGATGAGGATGGCCGTGGATCGGAAGAAACGAACGATGAACCGAAAAATGGATAG
- the truB gene encoding tRNA pseudouridine(55) synthase TruB encodes MDGVLLLNKPKGMTSHDCVARVRRLLGVKKVGHTGTLDPNVSGVLPICLGKATRIAEFLTGATKTYEGEVTLGAATTTEDADGDMIAVRPVDRTIARTEIEAVFRGLTGEIEQTPPMYSAVKVNGKKLYEYARAGIEVERPTRRVTIYELELLDDREQFAGETVSFRFRVTCSKGTYVRTLAVTIGERLGYPAHMSDLIRTASGPFQLADCVTLEEVERRAADGTADALLISIEQALFHLPKYEINDKVAEKVKNGALLRLPAFLQELDGPVVLVTPEREALALYVKHPARPGVMKPLKVFR; translated from the coding sequence ATGGACGGGGTATTGCTGCTTAATAAACCGAAAGGGATGACGTCGCACGATTGTGTGGCGAGAGTGCGCCGCCTTTTGGGCGTAAAAAAAGTCGGTCATACCGGTACACTCGATCCGAACGTGTCCGGCGTGTTGCCGATTTGTCTCGGCAAAGCGACACGCATCGCTGAATTTCTTACCGGAGCGACGAAAACGTATGAAGGGGAAGTGACGCTCGGTGCGGCGACGACGACCGAGGACGCCGATGGTGATATGATCGCCGTCCGGCCGGTTGACCGGACGATTGCGCGCACGGAGATCGAAGCAGTATTTCGCGGCTTAACCGGGGAAATCGAACAAACGCCGCCGATGTATTCGGCGGTGAAAGTAAACGGCAAAAAACTGTATGAGTATGCGCGCGCTGGCATCGAAGTCGAACGCCCGACGCGGCGCGTGACCATTTACGAGCTCGAGCTGCTCGATGACCGCGAGCAATTTGCCGGGGAGACGGTGTCATTTCGCTTCCGCGTCACGTGCAGCAAGGGCACGTACGTCCGTACGCTCGCCGTCACCATCGGTGAACGGCTCGGCTACCCGGCTCATATGTCCGATCTCATCCGTACAGCGTCCGGGCCGTTTCAGCTGGCCGACTGCGTAACGCTTGAAGAGGTCGAGCGCCGGGCGGCCGATGGGACGGCCGATGCCTTGCTCATTTCGATCGAGCAAGCGCTTTTTCATTTGCCGAAATACGAAATCAATGATAAAGTAGCAGAGAAAGTAAAAAACGGGGCGCTGCTCCGTCTCCCCGCCTTTTTGCAGGAGCTTGACGGGCCGGTTGTGCTCGTGACGCCCGAGCGGGAGGCGCTGGCCCTGTACGTGAAGCATCCGGCGCGCCCCGGTGTGATGAAGCCGCTGAAAGTGTTTCGTTGA
- the ribF gene encoding bifunctional riboflavin kinase/FAD synthetase — protein MKTVFISHPHHFERQTLPPTVMALGYFDGIHLGHQKVIATAVEVAKQRGYESAVMTFHPHPSVVLGKQPELRLITPLGKKEQLIAALGVDRLYIVEFTPAFAGLLPEQFVDQYLDGFHVKHIVAGFDFTYGRFGKGTMETMPLHARGRFGQTVIPKLTVDGEKVSSTRVRQLIEQGAVEQLPRLLGRFYDIEGTVVAGERRGRTIGFPTANIALNGDYLLPAIGVYAVKATIGGQVYEGVANIGYKPTFHETREGLPSVEVHLFGFARDIYGETVAIEWHRRLRGERKFAGVAELTAQIARDKEEAEQYFRRLDEKTCILPEKEVF, from the coding sequence ATGAAAACAGTATTTATTTCGCATCCACACCACTTCGAACGCCAGACGCTTCCCCCGACGGTGATGGCGCTCGGGTATTTCGACGGCATTCATCTCGGTCATCAGAAGGTGATCGCTACGGCAGTCGAGGTGGCCAAACAACGCGGGTATGAAAGTGCGGTGATGACGTTTCACCCCCATCCGTCCGTTGTGCTTGGCAAACAGCCGGAGCTTCGCTTGATCACCCCGCTTGGCAAAAAAGAGCAGCTGATCGCGGCGCTCGGGGTGGATCGGCTATATATCGTCGAATTTACGCCGGCGTTCGCCGGGCTGTTGCCGGAACAGTTTGTCGACCAATATTTGGACGGATTCCATGTGAAACATATTGTTGCCGGCTTTGATTTCACCTATGGGCGGTTCGGAAAAGGAACGATGGAGACGATGCCGCTTCATGCGCGCGGCCGCTTTGGGCAGACGGTCATTCCGAAGCTGACGGTCGACGGCGAGAAAGTAAGCTCCACACGCGTGCGGCAGCTCATTGAACAAGGGGCGGTCGAACAGCTTCCCCGCCTGCTTGGCCGCTTTTATGACATCGAAGGGACGGTCGTCGCCGGGGAACGGCGCGGTCGGACGATCGGGTTTCCAACGGCGAACATCGCCTTAAACGGCGATTATTTATTGCCGGCAATCGGCGTTTATGCCGTCAAGGCGACGATCGGCGGGCAAGTATATGAGGGGGTGGCCAATATCGGCTACAAACCGACGTTCCATGAGACGCGTGAAGGGCTGCCGAGCGTCGAAGTGCATCTATTTGGGTTTGCGCGCGACATTTACGGGGAAACGGTGGCGATTGAGTGGCACCGCCGCCTGCGGGGCGAGCGGAAGTTTGCGGGCGTCGCTGAGTTGACGGCGCAAATCGCCCGCGACAAAGAAGAAGCGGAGCAGTATTTCCGCCGCTTAGACGAAAAGACTTGCATTTTGCCGGAAAAAGAGGTATTCTAA
- the rpsO gene encoding 30S ribosomal protein S15, whose amino-acid sequence MALTQERKREIIEQFKVHENDTGSPEVQIAILTEQINNLNEHLRVHKKDHHSRRGLLKMVGKRRNLLAYLRKKDVARYRELIGKLGLRR is encoded by the coding sequence ATGGCATTGACGCAAGAGCGCAAACGTGAAATTATCGAGCAATTTAAAGTCCATGAGAACGACACCGGTTCTCCGGAAGTGCAAATTGCGATCCTGACGGAACAAATCAACAACTTGAACGAGCATTTGCGCGTTCATAAAAAAGACCACCATTCACGGCGCGGCCTGCTGAAAATGGTCGGGAAACGCCGCAACTTATTGGCTTACTTGCGCAAGAAAGACGTGGCGCGCTACCGTGAATTGATTGGGAAACTTGGATTACGTCGATAA
- the pnp gene encoding polyribonucleotide nucleotidyltransferase yields MEQEKRVFSIDVAGRPLVIETGELAKQANGAALVRYGDTVVLSTATASREAKNVDFFPLTVNYEERLYAVGKIPGGFIKREGRPSEKAVLASRLIDRPIRPLFAEGFRNEVQVVSMVMSVDQDCSPEVAALIGSSVALTISDIPFEGPIAGVIVGRVDGQFVINPTVEQMEKSDMHLVVAGTKDAINMVEAGADEVPEEVMLEAIMFGHEEVKRLIAFQEEIAAQVGKEKMEVILYEPDPQLEAEIRQLAEADIKKAVQVPEKLARDAAIEDVKAGVIAKYEAEEADEEKLKQVQEILHKLVKEEVRRLITVEKIRPDGRKVDEIRPLSSAVGVLPRTHGSGLFTRGQTQVLSVCTLGALGDVQILDGLDLEESKRFMHHYNFPPFSVGETGPMRGPGRREIGHGALGERALEPVVPSEREFPYTIRLVSEVLESNGSTSQASICASTLAMMDAGVPIKAPVAGIAMGLVKNEDHYTILTDIQGIEDHLGDMDFKVAGTRKGVTALQMDIKIKGLTRDILEEALQQARKGRMEILDHMMQTLSEPRKELSKYAPKILIMHINPDKIREVIGPSGKQINKIIDETGVKIDIEQDGTIFISSVDEAANQKAKQIIEDIVREVEVGQVYLGKVKRIEKFGAFVELFNGKDGLVHISELAEERVGKVEDVVSIGDEILVKVTEIDKQGRVNLSRKAVLREQRGAEDPPKEAREKRGRRPERQRMKP; encoded by the coding sequence ATGGAACAAGAGAAACGCGTGTTTTCCATCGATGTGGCCGGGCGTCCGCTCGTCATCGAGACCGGCGAGTTGGCGAAACAGGCGAACGGCGCGGCGCTCGTCCGCTACGGCGATACCGTTGTGCTGAGTACGGCGACCGCATCGCGGGAAGCGAAAAACGTCGACTTTTTCCCGCTGACCGTCAACTATGAGGAGCGGTTGTACGCCGTCGGGAAAATTCCGGGCGGGTTTATTAAGCGCGAAGGCCGTCCGAGCGAGAAAGCGGTTTTGGCGAGCCGGCTCATCGACCGTCCGATTCGGCCGCTGTTTGCTGAAGGATTCCGCAACGAAGTGCAAGTCGTGTCGATGGTAATGAGCGTCGATCAAGACTGCTCGCCGGAAGTGGCGGCGTTAATCGGCTCGTCGGTGGCGCTGACCATTTCCGACATTCCGTTTGAAGGGCCGATCGCCGGTGTCATCGTCGGCCGCGTTGACGGCCAGTTTGTCATCAACCCGACGGTCGAACAAATGGAAAAAAGCGATATGCATCTCGTCGTTGCCGGCACGAAAGACGCGATCAACATGGTTGAAGCCGGCGCGGACGAAGTGCCGGAAGAAGTAATGCTGGAAGCGATCATGTTCGGCCATGAGGAAGTGAAACGGCTCATCGCTTTCCAAGAGGAAATCGCCGCCCAAGTCGGCAAAGAAAAAATGGAAGTTATCCTATACGAGCCAGACCCGCAACTGGAAGCGGAAATCCGCCAGCTTGCGGAAGCCGATATTAAAAAGGCGGTGCAAGTGCCGGAGAAACTGGCGCGCGATGCCGCGATTGAGGACGTGAAAGCCGGCGTGATCGCGAAATATGAAGCGGAAGAAGCCGATGAAGAGAAGCTGAAGCAAGTGCAGGAAATTTTGCATAAGCTCGTCAAAGAGGAAGTGCGCCGCTTAATTACGGTTGAGAAAATTCGTCCCGACGGGCGCAAAGTGGATGAAATTCGTCCGCTGTCGTCAGCGGTTGGCGTCTTGCCGCGCACGCACGGTTCCGGTCTGTTTACGCGCGGGCAAACACAAGTGTTAAGCGTCTGCACACTCGGAGCGCTCGGCGATGTGCAAATTTTAGACGGGCTCGATCTCGAAGAATCGAAACGGTTCATGCACCATTACAACTTCCCGCCGTTTTCCGTCGGTGAAACGGGGCCGATGCGCGGGCCGGGGCGGCGTGAAATCGGGCACGGGGCGCTCGGCGAGCGGGCGTTAGAGCCGGTCGTGCCGTCGGAGCGCGAGTTTCCGTATACGATCCGCCTTGTTTCCGAAGTGCTCGAATCGAACGGTTCGACGTCGCAAGCGAGCATTTGCGCGAGCACGCTGGCGATGATGGACGCCGGGGTGCCGATTAAAGCGCCAGTTGCCGGCATTGCCATGGGGCTTGTGAAAAATGAGGATCATTATACAATTTTAACGGATATTCAAGGCATTGAGGATCACCTTGGCGATATGGACTTTAAGGTCGCCGGCACGAGAAAAGGCGTCACGGCGCTGCAAATGGACATTAAAATTAAAGGACTGACGCGCGATATTTTGGAAGAAGCGCTGCAGCAGGCACGCAAAGGACGGATGGAAATTTTAGACCATATGATGCAGACGTTGAGCGAGCCGCGTAAAGAGCTGTCGAAATATGCGCCAAAAATTTTGATCATGCACATCAATCCAGATAAAATCCGTGAAGTCATCGGGCCGAGCGGCAAACAAATCAACAAAATCATCGATGAAACCGGCGTAAAAATCGATATCGAACAAGACGGCACGATTTTCATCTCGTCTGTTGATGAGGCAGCCAACCAAAAAGCGAAGCAAATTATCGAAGATATCGTCCGCGAAGTTGAAGTGGGACAAGTGTATTTAGGCAAGGTGAAACGGATCGAAAAATTCGGCGCGTTCGTTGAGCTGTTTAACGGCAAAGACGGGCTCGTCCACATTTCCGAGCTCGCTGAAGAACGGGTTGGCAAGGTCGAGGACGTCGTCTCGATCGGCGATGAAATTTTAGTGAAAGTGACGGAGATCGATAAGCAAGGGCGCGTCAACTTGTCGCGCAAAGCGGTGTTGCGTGAGCAGCGCGGCGCCGAGGATCCGCCGAAAGAGGCGCGGGAAAAACGAGGAAGACGGCCAGAGCGCCAACGCATGAAGCCTTAG
- a CDS encoding polysaccharide deacetylase family protein, producing the protein MNNGYARYMALAVMFLIAWVVVHWPPVGDYIESWRPAETTAVKERDKLYETIAKQAKQYEIPAQDAVIDKVWKATPGYNGLAVDIDASYKNMKKTGTFDEQKLVFRQVPPRIHLDDLPPAPIYRGHPDKPMVSFLINVAWGEEYIPDMLETLKKHDVKATFFLEGRWVKNHPEMAKMIADAGHEIGNHSYSHPDLKTLSSDNIRRELEKTNEVIKAATAVKCKWFAPPSGSYRDEVVEIAADLGMKTILWSVDTIDWQKPSPSVIVKRVTSKVHPGAMILMHPTMPTAAALDELIVSIKRQGYAIGSLTALFDEKRLAKKQEEHGVD; encoded by the coding sequence GTGAACAACGGTTATGCTCGCTATATGGCGTTAGCGGTCATGTTCCTCATCGCTTGGGTGGTGGTTCATTGGCCGCCGGTCGGCGACTACATCGAGAGCTGGCGCCCCGCGGAAACGACGGCTGTGAAGGAACGTGACAAGTTGTACGAAACGATCGCCAAACAGGCAAAGCAATACGAAATTCCCGCTCAAGATGCGGTTATTGATAAAGTATGGAAGGCGACGCCCGGCTATAACGGGCTCGCGGTCGATATTGACGCTTCCTATAAAAACATGAAAAAAACAGGGACGTTCGATGAGCAGAAACTCGTGTTCCGCCAAGTGCCGCCGCGCATCCATTTGGACGATTTGCCGCCGGCGCCGATTTACCGCGGCCATCCCGACAAGCCGATGGTCTCGTTTTTGATCAATGTCGCCTGGGGGGAAGAATATATCCCTGATATGCTCGAGACGTTGAAAAAGCATGATGTCAAGGCGACGTTCTTTTTGGAAGGGCGATGGGTAAAAAATCACCCGGAGATGGCAAAAATGATAGCAGACGCCGGCCATGAAATCGGCAATCATTCCTACAGCCATCCGGATTTAAAAACGCTCAGCAGCGACAACATCCGCCGCGAGCTCGAGAAAACGAACGAAGTGATCAAAGCGGCGACCGCGGTCAAATGCAAGTGGTTCGCCCCGCCAAGCGGCAGCTATCGCGACGAGGTCGTCGAAATTGCCGCTGATCTTGGCATGAAGACGATTCTATGGAGTGTCGATACAATTGATTGGCAAAAACCGTCGCCATCTGTTATAGTGAAACGGGTAACATCGAAAGTCCATCCCGGCGCCATGATTTTAATGCATCCAACGATGCCGACGGCGGCCGCGCTTGATGAGCTGATCGTTTCGATTAAGCGCCAAGGCTACGCCATCGGCAGCTTAACGGCCTTATTCGACGAGAAAAGACTGGCAAAAAAACAGGAGGAACATGGAGTTGATTAA